In a single window of the Gadus chalcogrammus isolate NIFS_2021 chromosome 20, NIFS_Gcha_1.0, whole genome shotgun sequence genome:
- the LOC130372974 gene encoding plasma membrane ascorbate-dependent reductase CYBRD1 yields the protein MAIEDYKQFVFAFLAAVSFGLISIIFVLTWVLHYREGLAWDGGASEFNWHPVLIVVGFVFLQGIAIIVYRLPWTWKCSKLIMKFAHAGLHLLAFILAVIAFVAVFDFHNAAKIPNMYSLHSWLGLSALLLYSLQLVLGIGLYLIPVAPVQWRAAFMPLHVYSGLFIFTAVIATALMGLTEKLIFALNNPKYKDSPPEGTFVNVLGLLLVAFGALILWIATRPHWKRPSEQALLSLLSSSSEDPAQGPAGGPAPLRPADGLAGEGAEDLRRRSTKQSDMDD from the exons ATGGCGATTGAAGATTACAAACAATTCGTATTCGCTTTCTTAGCCGCCGTTTCTTTCGGTTTGATCTCTATCATATTTGTGTTGACCTGGGTACTCCACTACAGAGAAGGGTTGGCGTGGGATGGAGGAGCGTCTGAGTTCAACTGGCACCCGGTTCTGATCGTCGTGGGATTCGTGTTCCTGCAGGGAATAG CTATTATTGTGTACCGACTGCCATGGACTTGGAAATGCAGCAAACTGATCATGAAGTTTGCTCATGCAGGCCTTCATCTGCTGGCTTTCATACTGGCCGTTATCGCGTTTGTAGCAGTATTTGACTTTCATAATGCTGCCAAGATTCCAAACATGTACAGTCTGCACAGCTGGTTGGGACTCTCTGCTCTACTACTGTACTCCTTGCAG CTCGTTCTTGGAATAGGTCTATACCTCATCCCTGTTGCACCTGTGCAATGGAGAGCGGCGTTCATGCCCCTTCACGTCTACAGCGGGCTGTTCATCTTCACGGCCGTCATCGCCACAGCCCTCATGGGCCTCACGGAGAAACTCATCTTCGCCCT GAACAACCCAAAGTATAAGGACTCCCCCCCCGAGGGCACGTTCGTGAACGTCCTGGGACTCCTGCTCGTGGCGTTCGGGGCGCTCATCCTGTGGATCGCCACGCGACCCCACTGGAAGCGGCCCAGCGAGCAGgccctgctctccctgctgtcctcctcctccgaggacCCCGCCCAGGGCCCGGCGGGGGGCCCCGCGCCGCTCCGGCCCGCGGACGGGCTCGCAGGCGAGGGGGCCGAAGACCTGCGGAGGAGGAGTACCAAGCAAAGTGATATGGATGATTGA